One Sediminibacillus dalangtanensis genomic region harbors:
- a CDS encoding MerR family transcriptional regulator, whose product MSDLDRRSMPLFSIGIVKSLTDLTARQIRYYEEHNLVHPARTNGNQRLFSFNDVDRLLEIKELIEKGINLAGIKQVLNIKDLPTTKQLKENEKAPELSEKELRKMLQKELYSTGRMGKTSLRQGELSRFFH is encoded by the coding sequence ATGAGCGATCTGGACAGACGTTCCATGCCGTTATTTTCCATAGGTATTGTTAAGTCACTGACCGATCTGACAGCAAGACAAATCCGCTATTATGAAGAACATAACTTGGTTCATCCCGCCAGGACAAACGGAAATCAGCGTTTGTTTTCATTCAATGATGTTGACCGTTTACTGGAAATAAAAGAATTGATTGAAAAGGGGATTAACTTGGCAGGCATCAAACAAGTACTTAACATAAAAGATCTCCCAACAACCAAACAGTTGAAGGAAAATGAAAAAGCCCCGGAACTGTCTGAAAAGGAATTGCGGAAAATGCTGCAAAAAGAGCTCTACAGTACCGGACGTATGGGAAAAACATCGTTGCGCCAGGGAGAATTATCACGATTCTTCCATTAA
- the glnA gene encoding type I glutamate--ammonia ligase yields MAAKFTKEEIMQKIKEENVRFIRLQFTDMLGTIKNVEIPLSQLEKAFDNEMMFDGSSIEGFVRIEESDMKLYPDLDTFVVFPWTSEKGKVARFICDIYNPDGTPFEGDPRYNLKRNLKKMEELGFSAFNIGTEPEFFLFKLDEKGDPSLELNDKGGYFDLAPTDLGENCRRDIVLELEEMGFEIEASHHEVAPGQHEIDFKYSDALKHCDDIQTFKLVVKTIARKHGLHATFMPKPLFGVNGSGMHSNMSLFKDGKNSFYDPEGELELSETAYQFIAGIIKHATNFTAVTNPTINSYKRLVPGYEAPCYVAWSGLNRSPLIRVPSSRGLSTRVEVRSVDPAANPYLAMSVMLAAGLDGVKNKMEAPTAVDRNIYVMDKEEREENGVQDLPATLYNAVELLKKDEIIVEALGEHLFEHFVEAKEIEWDMFRTQVHPWEREQYLQTY; encoded by the coding sequence ATGGCTGCTAAATTTACGAAAGAAGAGATAATGCAAAAAATCAAGGAGGAAAACGTACGATTCATCCGTTTGCAGTTTACTGACATGCTCGGAACCATCAAGAACGTTGAAATCCCTTTAAGTCAACTAGAAAAAGCATTTGACAATGAAATGATGTTCGATGGCTCTTCTATCGAAGGATTTGTTCGCATTGAGGAATCCGATATGAAACTATATCCAGATCTTGATACATTCGTCGTTTTCCCTTGGACATCTGAAAAAGGAAAAGTTGCACGTTTCATTTGCGATATTTACAATCCAGACGGCACACCTTTCGAAGGGGACCCTCGTTATAACTTGAAGCGCAACCTGAAAAAGATGGAAGAGCTAGGCTTCTCCGCTTTTAATATCGGTACTGAACCAGAATTCTTCCTTTTCAAATTAGATGAAAAAGGCGACCCTTCCCTTGAGTTGAATGACAAGGGAGGCTACTTCGACTTAGCTCCTACTGATTTGGGCGAAAATTGCCGGCGCGATATCGTACTTGAACTGGAAGAGATGGGTTTTGAAATCGAGGCTTCCCATCATGAGGTGGCGCCAGGCCAGCACGAGATCGACTTTAAATATTCTGATGCCTTGAAGCACTGTGATGATATCCAAACGTTTAAATTGGTTGTCAAAACGATAGCTCGTAAACACGGATTGCATGCTACGTTTATGCCAAAACCGCTGTTCGGCGTGAACGGTTCGGGAATGCACTCCAATATGTCTCTATTCAAAGACGGCAAAAACTCTTTTTATGATCCCGAAGGAGAGCTGGAACTTAGCGAAACGGCTTATCAATTTATTGCGGGAATCATTAAGCATGCTACCAACTTCACTGCTGTAACAAACCCGACAATCAACTCATACAAACGTCTCGTTCCTGGGTATGAGGCTCCTTGCTATGTAGCATGGTCGGGTCTGAACCGAAGCCCGCTTATCCGTGTACCTTCTTCAAGGGGGTTAAGCACGCGTGTGGAAGTGAGAAGCGTCGATCCAGCCGCGAACCCTTATTTGGCTATGTCAGTCATGCTTGCAGCGGGTCTTGACGGTGTCAAAAACAAAATGGAAGCTCCAACAGCTGTTGATCGCAATATTTACGTCATGGATAAAGAAGAAAGGGAAGAAAACGGCGTACAAGATTTGCCGGCTACCCTTTACAATGCAGTAGAACTATTGAAAAAAGATGAAATCATCGTAGAAGCGCTTGGAGAGCACCTTTTCGAACATTTCGTCGAAGCAAAAGAAATCGAGTGGGATATGTTTAGAACACAAGTACACCCTTGGGAACGCGAACAGTATCTGCAAACTTATTAA